Sequence from the Sphingomonas sp. SORGH_AS_0950 genome:
GCCGTACCTGTGAACCCGTGACGATCCGGATATCTGTTTTGAGAAGTAGGCTTCGGCCCTCTCCCTATGCTGGGCGGATATCGCATTCCGATACTCGCTCGAGAGCTGGACGCATTTTGCTGTCTCTGCGCACTGGTGAAGAATAAGAATCGGTACGTGGATTTTTGGCTTCAGATGGTCGATCGAAACCTGGCTACTAAGTGCCGCCTTGATCTTCATCCGAAGGGGTCCGGATAGCACTAGCCGGTCAAGATCTGACACGTTAGTTATAATGGCGTTTTCTTTTTTTAGCTTGCCCGTGTCGAGGCTTGCGTAGACTGAATTCACCACTGCATCCAAACGTGCATCGACGATTGAATTATAAAATTTAGCTTCACCGAACCACAGCGTGAAGTCCTGGCTATCTTCGCTGATAACGATGTGGACGCTATCAGCACCTTTCGCATTATCCTGAACATTCTGCTTGTAGAATATCTTCGGCACGACTGGCAGCGCTCCGAAGTGATTTTTCATTATTCCGTAGAGGAAAACCTCCGCAATCTCGCTTCCCTGGCCAACCTCGTCCTTGTCGGTGAGTCTGAGATTCCGAGCAGCAGCCACAAGAGCCGAGTGGCTCTGATCCGCCAAGGCAAGCCTTTCGCGCTCCGAAAGCGCGGTTTGAGCGATGTTATCCCATAGATAGCTTTGGAAACGACTACTGCGCCATTTGCCGTCCTCGAAGTCATTTACTAAGCTCAGGAGGCGCTTGTTTATCATAGCCTTCAACTGGACGACATTCGTGATCGTCGACAGTGAGTCGTCTATAACGGTCTCGAAGGCGATGGCGGTCATCCAGCGGAATACCTCTGACCAGATCGAAGCAAGACAATGAACCGCGTGTCTAAAGGATTGATTACCTGCTGCATCAAGATAAGCACCAGCCCCCAATCGCCTGATGTACGGCTCCCAAGAAAAAGAGTGGGTGTCAAGCATGTTAGGTGCGACCACTTGCATCACCTTTCTTCGTCGATGCCGTTTAAGATTTGTACGGCAGGTTTCGTTCTGGAACGAAACCGGAACAAGTTATGGGTCAAGCTTCCGTTGCGGACAATGGGCATTTGCATCGCCGTTCGGAGGATCGCCGTCCTGCAAGCTTTGATGCGGCGCATAGGGTCTGAAACGGCCAATCGCCGGTGCTGGAAAGCGAAGCGGCGGCCTGAATAGCGGCTTCTGGGTCAGCGCCAGTACGAAGCGGGTGGCAGCTATCGCCCGATTGTGTTGAAAAACGCCGGCTTGCAGTCGTGTCGATGGTTTGATTCAATCTCTGCGAGGCAAGCGGAGACGGGCCGATGATGGGCGAGCGGACGGTGGCGCAGGAGGCGGTGTTCTACAGCTTCAGCCTGGAGCGGCACGTGCCGGCGGACGATCTGCTGCGCTCGATCGACCGGTTCGTGGATCTGTCGGGCATCCGCGAGGAGCTGAAACCCTTCTACAGCGAGACGGGCCGCCCCTCGATCGACCCCGAGCTGATGATCCGGATGCTCATCATCGGCTATTGCATGGGCATTGGGTCCGAGCGGCGGCTGTGCGACGAGGTGCATTTGAACCTGGCCTATCGCTGGTTCTGCCGGC
This genomic interval carries:
- a CDS encoding DUF1837 domain-containing protein; the protein is MTAIAFETVIDDSLSTITNVVQLKAMINKRLLSLVNDFEDGKWRSSRFQSYLWDNIAQTALSERERLALADQSHSALVAAARNLRLTDKDEVGQGSEIAEVFLYGIMKNHFGALPVVPKIFYKQNVQDNAKGADSVHIVISEDSQDFTLWFGEAKFYNSIVDARLDAVVNSVYASLDTGKLKKENAIITNVSDLDRLVLSGPLRMKIKAALSSQVSIDHLKPKIHVPILILHQCAETAKCVQLSSEYRNAISAQHRERAEAYFSKQISGSSRVHRYGDIHFHLILFPVPDKKAVVETFLGAVSYFKGAV